Proteins encoded together in one Oryzias latipes chromosome 11, ASM223467v1 window:
- the LOC101170604 gene encoding PR domain zinc finger protein 1 isoform X1, with protein sequence MTGNLKALAENQSAPIPKQPDPNSESGTRRLPTMKLESALGDMSSWREVDFALNCTYIVPDQVSDPSFSLPKAMTSIPRNLSFSYNTDNEVIGVFSKEYIPQGTRFGPLRGDIYTKDNVPKEANRKYFWRIYSGGKLQHFIDGYDVHKSNWMRYVNPARSPTEQNTVACQNGRDIYFYTMRPVEPKQELLVWYSKEFSQRLCSQQDQLTHKPSSEGGEEEEECAKRDLNRLAWTTDKEQRADEEKIDVEMLDRDTPPDTPDDQIMDFSKKVEMKDAETWGVLPPPHIGHRGLGQAYLPEQQLQSASGNLPLHLHGLYGHREGLVSSYPLYPQSRPLQPSYQFLSPYHYPRLLLPACSPPFPGMLPSRGALQYGGYLSADRLPYPPIVPPTLLPMSIPYAPSTQGGLKEQTPNVSPPRGSPATPELSPLAKPSSHLLTPEPSPSGCEEAMNLSMTKSGTAPRNGPGHKSLPYPLKKQNGKIKYECNICSKTFGQLSNLKVHLRVHSGERPFQCDLCKKSFTQLAHLQKHHLVHTGEKPHECQVCHKRFSSTSNLKTHLRLHSGEKPYQCKLCNTKFTQYIHLKLHRRLHSSQDRPNRCQRCTQAFFHRFSLCIHQTSCCPAGPGANPRTSEMVERFDASQEAAALPETASPTQLGEAVEHWLARTLEGEGKEDQKDTGVLLRALTAAVSPPPLYQERASVVHLNKWPKVKTESQ encoded by the exons ATGACTGGCA ATCTCAAAGCTTTAGCAGAGAACCAAAGCGCGCCTATACCAAAACAACCTGACCCAAACTCAGAGTCTGGAACACGTCGACTACCAACCATGAAGCTGGAGAGCGCACTGGGAGACATGAGCAGCTGGAGAGAGGTGGACTTCGCTCTCAACTGCACCTACATTGTCCCAGACCAAGTGTCGGACCCGAGTTTTAGCCTGCCCAAAGCCATGACCTCCATCCCCCGAAACCTCAGCTTCAGCTACAACACGGACAACGAG GTGATAGGTGTGTTCAGCAAGGAGTACATCCCTCAGGGCACCCGCTTCGGACCCCTGCGTGGAGACATCTACACTAAAGACAACGTCCCCAAAGAGGCTAACAGGAAATACTTCTGGAGG ATCTACAGCGGCGGCAAGCTGCAGCACTTCATTGATGGCTACGACGTCCACAAGAGCAACTGGATGCGTTACGTGAACCCGGCACGCTCCCCGACGGAGCAGAACACGGTGGCGTGCCAGAACGGCCGGGACATTTACTTCTACACCATGCGGCCCGTGGAGCCCAAACAGGAGCTGCTGGTGTGGTACAGCAAGGAGTTCAGCCAGCGGCTGTGCAGCCAGCAGGACCAGCTGACCCACA AACCGTCCTCtgagggaggagaggaggaagaggagtgcgCCAAAAGGGACCTAAACCGGCTGGCGTGGACCACAGACAAGGAGCAGAGGGCAGACGAGGAGAAGATAGACGTGGAAATGCTGGATAGAGACACTCCTCCGGACACGCCTGACGACCAGATCATGGACTTCAGCAAAAAGGTGGAGATGAAGGACGCAGAAACCTGGGGGGTCCTCCCCCCGCCCCACATTGGACACAGAGGCTTGGGCCAGGCGTATTTGCcggagcagcagctgcaaagCGCGTCTGGGAATCTCCCCCTACACCTCCACGGGCTCTATGGTCACAGGGAGGGCCTGGTCTCCTCTTACCCCCTCTACCCCCAGTCCAGACCGCTCCAGCCCTCCTACCAGTTCCTGTCCCCGTACCACTATCCCCGCCTCCTCCTGCCCGCCTGTTCTCCACCCTTCCCTGGGATGCTCCCCTCAAGAGGGGCCCTCCAATACGGCGGCTACCTGAGCGCCGACAGACTGCCATACCCCCCGATCGTCCCTCCGACCCTGCTCCCCATGTCCATCCCTTATGCTCCGTCCACACAAGGGGGCCTGAAGGAACAGACGCCCAACGTCTCGCCGCCGAGGGGCTCCCCGGCCACGCCAGAGCTGTCTCCTCTCGCCAAACCAAGCAGTCACCTGCTGACCCCCGAGCCGTCGCCCTCCGGCTGCGAGGAAGCCATGAACCTCAGCATGACCAAAAGTGGCACGGCGCCGCGAAATGGACCGGGCCACAAGTCCCTGCCCTACCCGCTAAAGAAGCAGAACGGGAAGATCAAGTACGAGTGCAACATCTGCTCCAAGACCTTCGGACAGCTTTCCAACCTCAAG GTCCACCTGCGAGTGCACAGCGGCGAGCGGCCGTTCCAGTGCGACCTGTGCAAAAAGAGCTTCACCCAGCTTGCACACCTACAGAAGCACCACCTGGTCCACACCGGAGAAAAGCCACACGAATGCCAG gTGTGCCACAAACGCTTCAGCAGCACCAGCAACCTGAAGACGCACCTGCGGCTCCACTCTGGAGAGAAGCCTTACCAATGCAAGCTGTGCAACACCAAGTTTACGCAGTACATCCACCTCAAGCTGCACCGCCGCCTCCACAGCAGCCAGGACCGCCCCAACCGCTGCCAGCGCTGCACCCAGGCCTTTTTCCACCGCTTCTCCCTCTGCATCCACCAGACCAGCTGCTGTCCAGCCGGCCCCGGCGCCAACCCGCGCACCAGCGAGATGGTGGAGCGCTTCGACGCCAGCCAGGAGGCCGCCGCTCTGCCCGAAACCGCGTCGCCGACTCAGCTTGGTGAAGCAGTGGAGCACTGGTTGGCGCGCACCCTGGAGGGCGAGGGAAAGGAGGACCAGAAGGACACCGGCGTGCTGCTGCGAGCCCTGACGGCCGCCGTCAGCCCGCCACCGCTCTACCAGGAACGAGCCAGCGTCGTCCACCTAAACAAATGGCCGAAGGTGAAGACAGAGAGCCAGTGA
- the LOC101170604 gene encoding PR domain zinc finger protein 1 isoform X2: MIQDSSPYMAQIYSGGKLQHFIDGYDVHKSNWMRYVNPARSPTEQNTVACQNGRDIYFYTMRPVEPKQELLVWYSKEFSQRLCSQQDQLTHKPSSEGGEEEEECAKRDLNRLAWTTDKEQRADEEKIDVEMLDRDTPPDTPDDQIMDFSKKVEMKDAETWGVLPPPHIGHRGLGQAYLPEQQLQSASGNLPLHLHGLYGHREGLVSSYPLYPQSRPLQPSYQFLSPYHYPRLLLPACSPPFPGMLPSRGALQYGGYLSADRLPYPPIVPPTLLPMSIPYAPSTQGGLKEQTPNVSPPRGSPATPELSPLAKPSSHLLTPEPSPSGCEEAMNLSMTKSGTAPRNGPGHKSLPYPLKKQNGKIKYECNICSKTFGQLSNLKVHLRVHSGERPFQCDLCKKSFTQLAHLQKHHLVHTGEKPHECQVCHKRFSSTSNLKTHLRLHSGEKPYQCKLCNTKFTQYIHLKLHRRLHSSQDRPNRCQRCTQAFFHRFSLCIHQTSCCPAGPGANPRTSEMVERFDASQEAAALPETASPTQLGEAVEHWLARTLEGEGKEDQKDTGVLLRALTAAVSPPPLYQERASVVHLNKWPKVKTESQ; the protein is encoded by the exons ATGATACAGGACAGCTCTCCGTACATGGCACAG ATCTACAGCGGCGGCAAGCTGCAGCACTTCATTGATGGCTACGACGTCCACAAGAGCAACTGGATGCGTTACGTGAACCCGGCACGCTCCCCGACGGAGCAGAACACGGTGGCGTGCCAGAACGGCCGGGACATTTACTTCTACACCATGCGGCCCGTGGAGCCCAAACAGGAGCTGCTGGTGTGGTACAGCAAGGAGTTCAGCCAGCGGCTGTGCAGCCAGCAGGACCAGCTGACCCACA AACCGTCCTCtgagggaggagaggaggaagaggagtgcgCCAAAAGGGACCTAAACCGGCTGGCGTGGACCACAGACAAGGAGCAGAGGGCAGACGAGGAGAAGATAGACGTGGAAATGCTGGATAGAGACACTCCTCCGGACACGCCTGACGACCAGATCATGGACTTCAGCAAAAAGGTGGAGATGAAGGACGCAGAAACCTGGGGGGTCCTCCCCCCGCCCCACATTGGACACAGAGGCTTGGGCCAGGCGTATTTGCcggagcagcagctgcaaagCGCGTCTGGGAATCTCCCCCTACACCTCCACGGGCTCTATGGTCACAGGGAGGGCCTGGTCTCCTCTTACCCCCTCTACCCCCAGTCCAGACCGCTCCAGCCCTCCTACCAGTTCCTGTCCCCGTACCACTATCCCCGCCTCCTCCTGCCCGCCTGTTCTCCACCCTTCCCTGGGATGCTCCCCTCAAGAGGGGCCCTCCAATACGGCGGCTACCTGAGCGCCGACAGACTGCCATACCCCCCGATCGTCCCTCCGACCCTGCTCCCCATGTCCATCCCTTATGCTCCGTCCACACAAGGGGGCCTGAAGGAACAGACGCCCAACGTCTCGCCGCCGAGGGGCTCCCCGGCCACGCCAGAGCTGTCTCCTCTCGCCAAACCAAGCAGTCACCTGCTGACCCCCGAGCCGTCGCCCTCCGGCTGCGAGGAAGCCATGAACCTCAGCATGACCAAAAGTGGCACGGCGCCGCGAAATGGACCGGGCCACAAGTCCCTGCCCTACCCGCTAAAGAAGCAGAACGGGAAGATCAAGTACGAGTGCAACATCTGCTCCAAGACCTTCGGACAGCTTTCCAACCTCAAG GTCCACCTGCGAGTGCACAGCGGCGAGCGGCCGTTCCAGTGCGACCTGTGCAAAAAGAGCTTCACCCAGCTTGCACACCTACAGAAGCACCACCTGGTCCACACCGGAGAAAAGCCACACGAATGCCAG gTGTGCCACAAACGCTTCAGCAGCACCAGCAACCTGAAGACGCACCTGCGGCTCCACTCTGGAGAGAAGCCTTACCAATGCAAGCTGTGCAACACCAAGTTTACGCAGTACATCCACCTCAAGCTGCACCGCCGCCTCCACAGCAGCCAGGACCGCCCCAACCGCTGCCAGCGCTGCACCCAGGCCTTTTTCCACCGCTTCTCCCTCTGCATCCACCAGACCAGCTGCTGTCCAGCCGGCCCCGGCGCCAACCCGCGCACCAGCGAGATGGTGGAGCGCTTCGACGCCAGCCAGGAGGCCGCCGCTCTGCCCGAAACCGCGTCGCCGACTCAGCTTGGTGAAGCAGTGGAGCACTGGTTGGCGCGCACCCTGGAGGGCGAGGGAAAGGAGGACCAGAAGGACACCGGCGTGCTGCTGCGAGCCCTGACGGCCGCCGTCAGCCCGCCACCGCTCTACCAGGAACGAGCCAGCGTCGTCCACCTAAACAAATGGCCGAAGGTGAAGACAGAGAGCCAGTGA